Proteins from a genomic interval of Gammaproteobacteria bacterium:
- the nusA gene encoding transcription termination/antitermination protein NusA produces MFGSKEILEAVELLSNEKAIGKDVVFSAVEAGLAAARRRLLAEDVEIRVAIDRHTGEQEYFRQWEVMEDEAEEIEAPTRQLRLAEARQIDPGAEPGGVVEKPMDGMDLGHIGAYTAKHVINQKVREAERALIRERYQGRIGELLSGVVKRVDRNGVYVDLGGGVEGFVPREHMIPREPIRPQDRVKGLLYEVATETRGPQLKLTRTSPEFLMALFRVEVPEVGQDLIEILGAARDPGARAKIAVRSREPRIDPVGACVGMRGSRVQAVTNEIAGERVDIILWDENPAQFVVNAMSPADVVQIMVDEDHRRMDIAVSESMVSQAIGRGGQNIRLASRLTGWELNAMTPTEIESKIEGENRQLIEMFREQLSVGEDVAQVLVDEGITDLEGIAYSPVAELYAIEEFDEQLVDQLRGRARDVLLMDALSREEEMEQATPADDLFEVEGMTRALAYSLAGQGVSTREDLAWEEADYLAEHIEDLTEELAGQLIMAARAPWFAEEEQQEEAQAEND; encoded by the coding sequence GTGTTTGGCAGCAAGGAAATACTGGAAGCCGTGGAGCTTCTGTCCAACGAGAAGGCCATCGGCAAGGACGTGGTCTTTTCCGCCGTGGAAGCGGGCCTGGCGGCCGCACGGCGGCGGCTGCTCGCCGAGGACGTCGAGATCCGGGTGGCCATCGATCGGCATACCGGCGAGCAGGAATACTTCCGGCAATGGGAGGTCATGGAGGACGAGGCCGAGGAAATCGAGGCGCCCACCCGCCAGTTGCGCCTCGCCGAGGCCCGCCAGATCGATCCCGGGGCGGAACCCGGCGGCGTCGTGGAGAAGCCCATGGACGGCATGGACCTGGGCCATATCGGCGCCTATACGGCCAAGCACGTCATCAACCAGAAAGTGCGCGAAGCCGAGCGCGCGCTGATCCGGGAACGCTACCAGGGCCGGATCGGCGAGTTGCTGAGCGGCGTGGTCAAGCGCGTGGACCGAAACGGCGTTTACGTGGACCTGGGCGGCGGCGTCGAAGGCTTTGTTCCGCGCGAGCACATGATCCCGAGGGAGCCGATTCGCCCCCAGGACCGCGTCAAGGGCCTGCTCTACGAAGTGGCGACCGAAACCCGCGGACCGCAGTTGAAGCTTACCCGCACCAGCCCGGAATTCCTGATGGCCCTTTTCAGGGTGGAGGTTCCGGAAGTCGGGCAGGACCTGATCGAGATACTGGGCGCGGCCCGCGATCCGGGCGCGCGGGCCAAGATCGCCGTGCGTTCCAGGGAGCCCAGGATCGACCCGGTTGGGGCCTGCGTCGGCATGCGCGGATCGCGTGTGCAGGCGGTCACCAACGAGATTGCGGGCGAGCGGGTGGACATCATCCTGTGGGACGAGAACCCGGCGCAGTTCGTGGTCAACGCGATGTCGCCGGCCGACGTCGTGCAGATCATGGTGGATGAGGACCACCGCCGCATGGACATCGCCGTTTCCGAATCCATGGTTTCCCAGGCGATCGGCCGCGGCGGACAGAACATACGCCTGGCCAGCCGCCTGACCGGCTGGGAGCTGAACGCCATGACGCCCACCGAGATCGAGTCGAAGATCGAAGGGGAGAACCGCCAGCTTATCGAAATGTTCCGCGAGCAGCTGTCGGTGGGCGAAGACGTCGCCCAGGTGCTGGTGGACGAGGGAATCACCGATCTTGAGGGCATTGCCTATTCGCCGGTCGCCGAGCTTTATGCGATAGAGGAATTCGACGAACAGCTGGTGGACCAGTTGCGAGGGCGCGCGCGCGACGTGCTGCTGATGGACGCCCTGAGCCGCGAAGAGGAAATGGAGCAGGCCACCCCGGCCGACGATCTGTTCGAAGTGGAAGGCATGACCCGCGCGCTGGCGTACTCGCTGGCCGGCCAGGGCGTATCCACCCGCGAGGACCTGGCCTGGGAGGAAGCCGACTACCTGGCAGAGCATATCGAAGACCTGACTGAAGAGCTTGCCGGCCAACTGATCATGGCGGCGCGGGCGCCATGGTTTGCCGAGGAGGAGCAGCAGGAGGAGGCGCAGGCGGAAAATGACTGA
- a CDS encoding ribosome maturation factor RimP, producing MAPRGAFLCMADLILDRLNGLLEPCVEAMGYELADLELKRERRGQVLRLFIDQDSGIGLEDCERVSGQVSALLDVEDPIPGHYNLEVSSPGLDRKLAKPEHFDRFAGRRVQVRMRGPHLGRRNFGGTLLAREGEVIVLDVPDGTGRVELDLQDVVVARLAPEIHFED from the coding sequence TTTGTGCATGGCGGACTTGATTCTGGACAGGCTGAACGGACTGCTGGAGCCCTGCGTCGAAGCGATGGGGTACGAGCTGGCGGACCTGGAACTGAAGCGCGAGCGGCGCGGCCAGGTGCTGCGCCTGTTCATCGACCAGGATTCGGGCATCGGTCTTGAAGACTGCGAGCGGGTGAGCGGCCAGGTCAGCGCACTGCTCGACGTCGAGGATCCGATTCCGGGGCACTACAACCTGGAGGTGTCATCGCCCGGTCTCGACCGAAAGCTGGCGAAACCCGAGCATTTTGACCGCTTTGCGGGGCGCCGGGTGCAGGTGAGAATGCGCGGCCCGCATCTCGGCCGCAGGAATTTCGGCGGCACGCTGCTGGCGCGCGAAGGCGAGGTCATCGTGCTGGACGTTCCCGACGGCACCGGGCGGGTAGAGCTGGACCTCCAGGACGTCGTGGTGGCGAGACTGGCTCCGGAAATTCACTTCGAGGACTGA
- the infB gene encoding translation initiation factor IF-2, whose translation MTDLTVAKLAENLKVPVEHLMDQLERAGHSFEDASQTVPDVAREELLAFLRSRHGHGESVSRGSAMPREISITRRESVEVVQVDQGRRRAVQVDFRRKRKFVNRAALEREALARRQEEEARRLEQESQAAKEAEEKERQLAEEEARKEKEEAEREEALKAQAEEDAKKQAEDEAELEKAQEQARLEREQAERQAEEKRRAEAAQAARAREDTARKPARAPKAARSRKAPPREELHVAAHVRPRRTRRRKARRHATAKVENVNAFVRPAAPIVHTVEVPESITVSELARQMAVGAEKVIAKLMQEGVMAGINDTLDQTTAMIIVESMGHEVVAQAEANEEAVLLEQAVTVSGEEEPRDPVVTIMGHVDHGKTSLLDYMRSSSVAASEAGGITQHIGAYRVRTGDGAITFLDTPGHAAFTAMRARGASLTDIVILVIAADDGVKPQTEEAIKHAQAAEVPIVVAINKIDLEDADPTQVRNQLNVLGLAPEEYGGDTQVAEISAVTGEGIDDLLEKVLLQADLLELKAKRKGGARGVVIESTIETGRGPVTTLLVTEGRLRKGNILLAGAEFGRVQSLRNESGKQIDHATPSVPVVVQGLSGAPEAGQDAVVFPAERYARELAEWRARAARERQLAQRKGQPAFSGAFPGEEETQTVRLLVKADVRGSVEALCDALARLSRDEVEVDLVSSGVGGITESDINLAATSEASVIGFNVRLDPGGQQARKATGVEVRYYSVIYEVLDDVQEVIKGRLAPVLRESIVGNAEVREVFHSPKFGDIAGCLVTDGLVKRNNPIRVLRDAVVIFEGELESLRRFKDDVEQVRAGTECGIGVRNYKDVRAGDIIECFESVEEART comes from the coding sequence ATGACTGACCTGACTGTCGCCAAACTTGCCGAGAATCTCAAGGTGCCGGTGGAGCACCTGATGGACCAGCTTGAGCGCGCCGGGCACAGCTTCGAGGACGCCAGCCAGACTGTGCCGGACGTGGCCCGCGAAGAGTTGCTGGCCTTTCTGCGCAGCCGTCACGGGCACGGCGAGTCCGTGTCCAGGGGCTCCGCGATGCCGCGGGAAATCAGCATTACCCGCCGTGAATCGGTGGAGGTGGTGCAGGTTGACCAGGGGCGCCGCCGGGCCGTCCAGGTCGATTTTCGGCGCAAGCGGAAATTCGTGAACCGCGCGGCGCTGGAGCGCGAAGCCCTCGCGCGGCGCCAGGAGGAGGAAGCGCGCAGGCTGGAACAGGAAAGCCAGGCCGCGAAGGAAGCTGAAGAGAAGGAGAGGCAGCTCGCCGAGGAGGAGGCCCGCAAGGAGAAGGAGGAGGCCGAACGCGAGGAGGCGTTGAAGGCGCAGGCCGAGGAAGACGCCAAGAAGCAGGCGGAGGATGAGGCCGAGCTCGAGAAGGCGCAGGAACAGGCTCGCCTGGAGCGGGAGCAGGCGGAGCGACAGGCGGAGGAGAAGCGCAGGGCGGAGGCGGCCCAGGCCGCCCGGGCCCGCGAGGATACCGCACGCAAGCCGGCGAGGGCCCCCAAGGCCGCGCGATCGCGGAAAGCGCCGCCGAGAGAAGAGTTGCACGTGGCCGCCCACGTGCGCCCGCGCCGCACCCGGCGCCGCAAGGCGCGCCGGCACGCGACGGCCAAGGTGGAGAACGTCAACGCCTTCGTGCGGCCCGCCGCGCCGATCGTGCATACGGTGGAAGTGCCCGAGTCCATTACCGTGTCGGAGTTGGCGCGCCAGATGGCGGTCGGCGCGGAGAAGGTCATCGCCAAACTCATGCAGGAAGGCGTGATGGCGGGCATCAACGACACCCTGGACCAGACGACAGCGATGATCATCGTCGAGTCCATGGGCCACGAGGTCGTCGCCCAGGCCGAAGCCAACGAAGAGGCGGTCCTGCTCGAGCAGGCAGTGACGGTTTCAGGCGAGGAGGAGCCGCGCGACCCGGTCGTGACCATCATGGGCCACGTCGATCACGGCAAGACTTCGCTACTGGATTACATGCGCAGCAGCAGCGTTGCCGCCTCGGAAGCGGGCGGCATCACCCAGCACATCGGCGCTTACCGGGTGCGGACGGGCGACGGCGCGATCACCTTCCTGGACACGCCCGGCCATGCGGCCTTTACCGCCATGCGCGCGCGTGGCGCCAGCCTGACCGACATCGTTATCCTGGTCATCGCCGCCGACGACGGCGTCAAGCCGCAGACCGAGGAGGCGATCAAACACGCACAGGCGGCCGAAGTGCCCATTGTGGTTGCGATCAACAAGATCGACCTGGAAGACGCCGACCCCACCCAGGTGCGCAACCAGCTCAACGTGCTGGGCCTGGCGCCGGAGGAGTACGGCGGCGATACGCAGGTCGCCGAGATTTCGGCCGTCACCGGCGAAGGCATCGACGATCTGCTGGAGAAAGTTCTGCTGCAGGCGGATTTGCTGGAGCTCAAGGCGAAGCGCAAGGGCGGCGCCCGCGGCGTGGTGATCGAGTCGACCATCGAGACCGGCCGTGGGCCGGTGACTACGTTGCTGGTGACGGAGGGCCGTCTGCGCAAGGGCAACATTCTGCTGGCCGGAGCGGAGTTCGGACGGGTCCAGTCCCTGCGCAACGAGAGCGGCAAGCAGATCGACCATGCCACGCCTTCCGTGCCGGTCGTCGTGCAGGGTCTCTCCGGCGCCCCGGAAGCGGGCCAGGACGCGGTCGTGTTCCCGGCGGAGCGCTATGCAAGGGAACTGGCCGAATGGCGCGCGCGCGCCGCCCGCGAGCGGCAGCTTGCCCAGCGCAAGGGTCAGCCGGCTTTCTCCGGCGCATTCCCCGGCGAGGAAGAGACCCAGACCGTGCGGCTGCTGGTGAAAGCCGACGTGCGCGGCAGCGTCGAGGCGCTTTGCGACGCGCTGGCGCGCCTGAGCCGCGACGAAGTGGAGGTGGATCTCGTGTCATCCGGGGTCGGCGGCATCACCGAGTCCGACATCAACCTGGCGGCCACGTCGGAGGCTTCCGTGATCGGCTTCAACGTAAGGCTGGATCCGGGCGGACAGCAGGCGCGCAAGGCCACCGGCGTGGAGGTGCGCTACTACAGCGTGATCTATGAAGTCCTCGACGACGTGCAGGAGGTCATCAAGGGCCGCCTGGCGCCGGTGCTGCGCGAGTCCATCGTGGGCAACGCCGAAGTCCGCGAGGTGTTCCATTCGCCGAAATTCGGCGACATTGCGGGCTGTCTGGTTACCGACGGCCTGGTCAAGCGCAACAATCCCATACGCGTCCTTCGGGATGCCGTGGTGATTTTCGAGGGCGAACTCGAATCCCTGCGGCGGTTCAAGGACGATGTCGAACAGGTGCGTGCGGGAACCGAGTGTGGTATCGGCGTGCGCAACTACAAGGACGTGCGCGCAGGGGACATCATCGAGTGCTTCGAGAGCGTGGAGGAGGCCAGGACCTGA